In Hermetia illucens chromosome 1, iHerIll2.2.curated.20191125, whole genome shotgun sequence, one genomic interval encodes:
- the LOC119655254 gene encoding eukaryotic translation initiation factor 3 subunit K yields the protein MTRYVKMEDGNSLTISEMLNSIERYNLDHLKEIEDYVEEQARENTYDLEANLAVLKLYQFNPHMMDLEITYLILLKSLTNLPHTDFVLAKCLLLPVQMQDNTIREIIYLADILEQCDFQLFWDRVEMNPSLFSRIVGFYDSIRKFVCHVVGITFQTVEKSLLSKLLGGLDDGTLNQWIKRSGWKVQGHMVFVASQDENIKTKNITEKIEFDTLAGLMASMM from the exons ATGACGCGATACGTTAAAATGGAAGATGGAAATAGCCTGACTATTTCTGAAATGCTAAATAGCATAGAAAG ATACAATTTGGATCACTTGAAGGAAATTGAAGACTACGTGGAGGAGCAGGCTCGCGAAAACACATACGATTTAGAAGCAAACCTCGCTGTTCTCAAATTGTATCAATTCAATCCGCACATGATGGATTTGGAAATTACatatttgattttgttgaaGTCGTTGACGAATCTACCGCACACCGATTTCGTCCTTGCAAAATGTCTCTTGCTCCCAGTCCAAATGCAAGACAACACAATACGAGAAATCATTTATCTGGCCGACATCCTGGAGCAGTGTGACTTCCAACTCTTCTGGGACCGTGTGGAAATGAATCCGTCGTTGTTTTCACGAATTGTTGGCTTCTATGATTCAATCAGGAAATTTGTGTGCCATGTCGTCGGGATCACATTCCAAACTGTTGAAAAGAGTCTTCTGTCGAAGTTGCTGGGCGGTCTTGATG ATGGAACCCTGAATCAATGGATCAAGAGAAGTGGCTGGAAAGTGCAAGGACACATGGTGTTCGTCGCATCCCAGGATGAGAATATCAAGACGAAGAACATTACcgagaaaattgaatttgataCTTTAGCTGGCCTAATGGCGTCCATGATGTAA
- the LOC119646739 gene encoding TATA-box-binding protein — protein MDQMLPSPGFSIPSIGTPLHQPEADQQILPTAVFQQQLASSQQMQQMNQMAGQQVGQSMGQGMSGGMGQGMGSFGDMSGLGMPSLMATPTKQMHTYNPSFTPQSMMQPQTPQSLMSPMAPMTERTENIGSVNIHQTMGPATPMTPMTPGSADPGIVPQLQNIVSTVNLSCKLDLKKIALHARNAEYNPKRFAAVIMRIREPRTTALIFSSGKMVCTGAKSEEDSRLAARKYARIIQKLGFMAKFLDFKIQNMVGSCDVKFPIRLEGLVLTHGTFSSYEPELFPGLIYRMVKPRIVLLIFVSGKVVLTGAKVRQEIYEAFDKIFPILKSFKKQ, from the exons ATGGATCAAATGCTACCGAGTCCGGGGTTTTCAATCCCGAGCATCGGGACTCCCTTACATCAGCCTGAAGCTGACCAGCAAATCCTGCCGACAGCGGTTTTCCAGCAACAACTCGCGTCCAGTCAGCAAATGCAACAAATGAACCAAATGGCTGGGCAGCAAGTAGGCCAGTCAATGGGACAAGGTATGTCTGGTGGAATGGGCCAAGGCATGGGTTCGTTTGGGGATATGAGCGGACTCGGAATGCCATCATTGATGGCGACCCCAACAAAACAAATGCACACTTATAACCCCAGTTTTACGCCACAAAGCATGATGCAGCCGCAGACACCG CAAAGCCTCATGTCCCCGATGGCACCAATGACGGAACGCACGGAAAATATTGGCAGCGTAAACATCCACCAGACTATGGGCCCTGCTACTCCGATGACCCCTATGACGCCTGGATCTGCGGATCCGGGAATAGTTCCCCAATTACA GAATATCGTATCCACTGTGAATCTAAGTTGTAAGCTGGACCTGAAAAAGATCGCTCTACATGCACGTAACGCCGAGTACAATCCAAAGCGTTTCGCCGCCGTCATCATGCGAATTCGAGAACCCCGAACGACCGCCTTAATTTTCTCGTCGGGTAAAATGGTGTGCACGGGCGCAAAGAGCGAAGAGGATTCACGTTTGGCGGCCAGAAAGTACGCTCGAATCATACAGAAACTTGGCTTCATG GCAAAGTTCTTAGACTTCAAAATCCAAAACATGGTGGGCAGTTGCGATGTGAAATTCCCAATTCGTCTAGAGGGTCTGGTGCTCACGCACGGCACTTTCAGCTCCTACGAACCTGAGCTGTTCCCTGGTCTTATTTATCGAATGGTCAAACCTAGAATAGTATTGTTGATATTCGTCTCAGGGAAAGTGGTGCTGACGGGCGCCAAGGTCCGACAGGAGATCTACGAAGCATTTGATAAGATCTTCCCGATCCTGAAGAGTTTCAAGAAGCAATGA